A single Cucumis melo cultivar AY chromosome 4, USDA_Cmelo_AY_1.0, whole genome shotgun sequence DNA region contains:
- the LOC103486287 gene encoding uncharacterized protein LOC103486287 produces MPNSAHPNSGCFSGILRRLLCTGNLPTHPSEALHESQFDIPKTEAKLAAQSAESTPGVVARLMGLSSLPDANWVPNHQVRPGAVSRSKSVNFADYLLDFDSNQSHHRRIRTSASFREVPPLNPHNDFFVLYTKDCFNGYGIESNLKKPETQRFDEGKQSSNDLKKKKKKKENARNEMKISKLKDEPRRVSRKNFTESKKCSMGKDSFSVLPSCKHKCKRSIPRNESAVIQKKPTKQKEATIRTELNKKKKKNVRHVERKPDLELDSENSSPVSVLDVGRIEFSDERQIGGKNRVYDYGELVERICRLAEEDIREAKWTAEIKNADKSEALEEICMEIERHVVDALLVHTLNEFANL; encoded by the exons ATGCCCAACTCCGCCCACCCCAATTCCGGCTGCTTCTCCGGCATCCTGAGGCGGCTTCTTTGCACCGGCAACCTTCCCACTCACCCATCTGAAGCTCTACACGAATCACAATTTGATATACCAAAGACAGAGGCCAAACTCGCGGCTCAATCGGCCGAGTCCACACCCGGCGTGGTGGCTCGACTGATGGGCTTGAGTTCGCTACCAGACGCCAATTGGGTCCCGAACCACCAAGTCAGACCAGGTGCAGTCTCGCGCAGCAAGTCCGTGAATTTCGCTGATTATTTGCTTGATTTCGACTCTAACCAATCCCACCACCGCCGAATCCGAACTTCCGCTTCGTTCCGCGAGGTCCCACCATTGAACCCACACAATGATTTCTTTGTTCTATACACTAAGGATTGTTTCAATGGTTATGGGATTGAATCCAATTTGAAGAAACCCGAAACGCAGCGTTTTGACGAAGGAAAACAGAGTAGTAAtgatttgaagaagaagaagaagaagaaagaaaatgcgAGGAACGAAATGAAGATTTCGAAGCTTAAAGATGAGCCAAGAAGGGTAAGTAGAAAGAACTTCACTGAGAGCAAAAAATGCAGCATGGGTAAAGACTCGTTCTCTGTTTTACCTTCATGTAAACACAAATGCAAACGGAGTATCCCTAGAAATGAGAGTGCTGTTATTCAGAAGAAGCCCACAAAGCAAAAGGAAGCCACCATTAGAACAGAGCTcaacaagaaaaagaagaagaatgttCGACATGTCGAACGGAAACCCGACCTCGAACTCGACTCGGAAAATTCCAGCCCAGTTTCGGTTCTTGATGTCGGCAGAATCGAATTCTCag ATGAGAGGCAAATTGGTGGGAAGAACCGAGTTTACGATTACGGAGAATTGGTGGAAAGAATATGCAGATTGGCAGAGGAAGACATAAGAGAGGCAAAATGGACGGCTGAGATTAAGAATGCGGATAAATCTGAAGCGTTGGAAGAAATATGCATGGAGATTGAACGACATGTCGTCGATGCCTTGTTAGTTCACACTCTAAATGAGTTTGCAAACTTGTAG
- the LOC103486285 gene encoding selT-like protein isoform X2: MDRTRIVLLGLPIFLLFTDIVNLFTPPPPKPAANHPPPRVHYQPKSQSVIQEPLEFPTEKRSVIGGIGQGSVININFCVSCSYRGTAINMKNMLESSFPGVEVILANYPPPFPKRLLSKVVPVVQFGIIGIIVAGEHIFPRLGMVPPPWYYSLRANRFGSIASTWLFGNFVQSFLQSSGAFEVYCNGEMVFSKLKEQRFPGEIELRDLIGRKLSGSRFVDNSGGVWS, from the exons ATGGATCGAACTCGGATAGTTCTGTTAGGGCTTCCGATCTTTTTGCTTTTCACTGATATTGTGAACCTTTTCACTCCTCCGCCTCCGAAACCTGCTGCGAATCATCCTCCACCTCGGGTTCACTACCAGCCTAAATCTCAATCGGTCATCCAGGAACCGCTTGAATTTCCTACCGAG AAACGGAGCGTAATCGGAGGAATTGGCCAGGGCAGCGTTATTAATATCAACTTCTGTGTTTCTTGTTCGTACAG AGGCACTGCAATAAACATGAAAAATATGCTGGAGTCGTCATTTCCTGGAGTTGAAGTTATTTTGGCAAATTATCCGCCACCATTCCCAAAGCGCCTTCTTAGTAAAGTAGTTCCCGTGGTTCAATTTGGAATTATTGGAATAATAGTGGCAGGGGAACATATTTTTCCTAGGCTCGGGATGGTTCCTCCACCTTGGTACTATTCCTTGCGTGCAAATAGGTTTGGAAGCATTGCAAGCACTTGGCTGTTTGGAAATTTTGTCCAGTCGTTCTTACAAAGTTCCGGAGCCTTTGAAGTATATTGCAACGGTGAAATG GTCTTTTCTAAGTTGAAGGAGCAAAGGTTTCCTGGTGAGATTGAGTTGAGAGATCTTATTGGAAGGAAACTTTCCGGGTCAAGATTTGTTGACAATTCTGGAGGAGTTTGGTCATAG
- the LOC103486285 gene encoding selT-like protein isoform X1 encodes MDRTRIVLLGLPIFLLFTDIVNLFTPPPPKPAANHPPPRVHYQPKSQSVIQEPLEFPTEKRSVIGGIGQGSVININFCVSCSYRGTAINMKNMLESSFPGVEVILANYPPPFPKRLLSKVVPVVQFGIIGIIVAGEHIFPRLGMVPPPWYYSLRANRFGSIASTWLFGNFVQSFLQSSGAFEVYCNGEMVRFFCKFSLFYYFFLGKISVLTIHFLKVFSKLKEQRFPGEIELRDLIGRKLSGSRFVDNSGGVWS; translated from the exons ATGGATCGAACTCGGATAGTTCTGTTAGGGCTTCCGATCTTTTTGCTTTTCACTGATATTGTGAACCTTTTCACTCCTCCGCCTCCGAAACCTGCTGCGAATCATCCTCCACCTCGGGTTCACTACCAGCCTAAATCTCAATCGGTCATCCAGGAACCGCTTGAATTTCCTACCGAG AAACGGAGCGTAATCGGAGGAATTGGCCAGGGCAGCGTTATTAATATCAACTTCTGTGTTTCTTGTTCGTACAG AGGCACTGCAATAAACATGAAAAATATGCTGGAGTCGTCATTTCCTGGAGTTGAAGTTATTTTGGCAAATTATCCGCCACCATTCCCAAAGCGCCTTCTTAGTAAAGTAGTTCCCGTGGTTCAATTTGGAATTATTGGAATAATAGTGGCAGGGGAACATATTTTTCCTAGGCTCGGGATGGTTCCTCCACCTTGGTACTATTCCTTGCGTGCAAATAGGTTTGGAAGCATTGCAAGCACTTGGCTGTTTGGAAATTTTGTCCAGTCGTTCTTACAAAGTTCCGGAGCCTTTGAAGTATATTGCAACGGTGAAATGGTAAGATTCTTTTGTAAGTTCTctctattttattatttttttcttggtAAGATATCTGTACTGACTATCCATTTTCTAAAGGTCTTTTCTAAGTTGAAGGAGCAAAGGTTTCCTGGTGAGATTGAGTTGAGAGATCTTATTGGAAGGAAACTTTCCGGGTCAAGATTTGTTGACAATTCTGGAGGAGTTTGGTCATAG